A stretch of the Panthera uncia isolate 11264 chromosome E2 unlocalized genomic scaffold, Puncia_PCG_1.0 HiC_scaffold_20, whole genome shotgun sequence genome encodes the following:
- the CE2H16orf86 gene encoding uncharacterized protein C16orf86 homolog, protein MADRCLVPHYEACQTLGEDKCPTVQVSEPELQEERLKLKEERLKPEVESLEERGPPRPMASIVRPSPGPKRKPVNLPGPSHQVHPKAEAEMPQGLPPQREEPEGSQTEPSPSAKQHKKAKKRKSLGAPVLPAVASTVSAPPETLGLERKAQRLRPLYQYINYCNPELNQAGEGDREAEVDVEPELELALVPEEAGVEQLQALLPVTGELGSGLTLPCPSTFVSPTHALAPLGEEVGEEPGCLPKLGISGRLKAEVDKSTQVDIDKMLSVCAAPLVPPLSPQYK, encoded by the exons ATGGCAGACCGGTGCCTGGTACCACACTATGAAGCTTGCCAGACCCTGGGTGAAGACAAGTGCCCAACAGTCCAAGTCTCAGAGCCAGAGCTCCAGGAGGAACGACTCAAGCTGAAGGAAGAGAGGCTCAAGCCAGAGGTGGAGTCACTAGAGGAGAGAGGCCCTCCCAGGCCTATGGCCTCCATTGTGAGGCCCAGTCCTGGTCCGAAGAGGAAGCCAGTCAA CCTCCCAGGACCTAGCCACCAAGTCCATCCCAAAGCTGAAGCTGAGATGCCACAGGGGCTGCCACCGCAGAGGGAGGAGCCAGAGGGTAGCCAGACTGAGCCCTCACCATCTGCCAAACAGCACAAAAAAGCCAAGAAGCGCAAGAGTCTGGGAGCTCCAGTGCTCCCAGCTGTGGCCAGCACAGTGTCTGCACCTCCAGAGACCTTGGGGCTGGAGC GAAAGGCCCAGCGCCTGCGGCCCCTGTACCAGTACATCAACTATTGCAATCCTGAGCTGAatcaggcaggggagggggacagggaggctgAAGTGGACGTGGAGCCTGAGTTGGAGTTGGCCCTGGTCCCCGAGGAGGCAGGTGTGGAGCAACTGCAGGCTTTGCTGCCCGTGACAGGTGAGCTGGGGTCAGGCCTCACTCTGCCCTGCCCCAGTACATTCGTGTCCCCCACCCATGCACTGGCTCCCCTGGGAGAGGAGGTTGGAGAAGAGCCAGGGTGTTTGCCCAAGTTGGGGATCAGTGGCCGCCTCAAGGCTGAGGTGGATAAGTCAACCCAGGTGGACATCGATAAGATGCTGAGTGTTTGTGCCGCCCCACTTGTACCTCCACTCTCTCCTCAGTACAAGTGA